The following are encoded in a window of Rhizobium sp. WYJ-E13 genomic DNA:
- the glgC gene encoding glucose-1-phosphate adenylyltransferase, with translation MVERRIQPLARDAMAYVLAGGRGSRLKELTDRRAKPAVYFGGKARIIDFALSNALNSGIRRIGVATQYKAHSLIRHMQRGWNFFRPERNESFDILPASQRVSETQWYEGTADAVYQNIDIIEDYGVEYMVILAGDHVYKMDYEYMLQQHVDSGADVTIGCLEVPRMEAVGFGVMHVNDKDEIFAFIEKPADPPGIPDKPDFALASMGIYVFRTKFLLEALRRDAADPTSSRDFGKDIIPYIVEHGKAVAHRFAKSCVRSDFEHEPYWRDVGTIDAYWQANIDLTAIVPALDIYDKSWPIWTYAEITPPAKFVHDDEDRRGSATSSVVAGDCIISGASLNRSLLFTGVRANSFSKLDGAVILPNVKIGRRAQLKDVVIDHGVVIPEGLVVGEDPELDARRFRRTESGICLITQPMIDKLDI, from the coding sequence ATGGTAGAAAGACGCATTCAGCCACTTGCCCGCGATGCAATGGCCTATGTTCTCGCCGGCGGCAGGGGAAGCCGCCTCAAGGAGCTGACTGACCGGCGCGCCAAACCGGCCGTCTATTTCGGCGGCAAGGCGCGCATCATCGATTTCGCATTGTCCAATGCCTTGAATTCCGGCATCCGCCGCATCGGTGTCGCCACGCAATACAAGGCGCATTCGCTGATCCGCCACATGCAGCGCGGTTGGAACTTCTTCCGTCCGGAACGCAACGAAAGCTTCGACATTCTGCCGGCATCGCAACGCGTTTCCGAAACGCAGTGGTATGAAGGCACTGCCGATGCCGTCTATCAGAACATCGATATCATCGAGGATTACGGCGTCGAATACATGGTCATCCTCGCCGGCGACCATGTGTACAAGATGGACTACGAATACATGCTCCAGCAGCATGTCGATTCTGGCGCCGACGTGACGATAGGCTGCCTGGAAGTACCGCGTATGGAAGCGGTCGGTTTCGGCGTCATGCATGTCAACGACAAGGACGAGATTTTCGCCTTCATAGAAAAGCCAGCCGATCCTCCAGGCATTCCGGACAAGCCGGATTTCGCTCTCGCCTCCATGGGCATCTATGTCTTCCGCACGAAGTTCCTCCTTGAGGCGTTGCGCCGCGATGCCGCCGATCCAACCTCGAGCCGCGACTTCGGCAAGGATATCATCCCCTATATCGTCGAGCATGGTAAGGCGGTCGCCCACCGCTTCGCCAAGTCCTGCGTCCGCTCGGATTTCGAACACGAGCCCTACTGGCGCGACGTCGGTACGATCGACGCCTATTGGCAGGCCAATATCGACCTGACGGCGATCGTTCCGGCCCTCGATATCTACGACAAGTCCTGGCCGATCTGGACCTACGCCGAAATCACGCCACCGGCGAAATTCGTCCATGACGACGAAGACCGCCGCGGTTCGGCAACGTCGTCCGTCGTTGCAGGCGACTGCATCATTTCAGGCGCAAGCCTCAACCGGAGCCTTCTTTTCACCGGCGTACGGGCCAATTCCTTCTCCAAACTGGATGGAGCGGTCATCCTGCCCAATGTGAAGATCGGCCGGCGCGCGCAACTCAAGGATGTTGTGATCGACCATGGTGTCGTCATTCCGGAAGGTCTCGTCGTCGGCGAGGATCCGGAACTCGATGCACGGCGCTTCCGACGGACGGAAAGCGGCATTTGCCTGATCACGCAACCAATGATCGACAAGCTGGATATCTGA